TACAAAACAGGTAAATGATCGAGAGAGAGAGTACGAACCGCTTCAACTTGGCATTTCCTTCCACTCGAGTCGCACGGCACAGATAGCCAGCATCAACGCGACAGAAGGAGAACCTTTAGGTTTCCCGACCTCAGCCACGTTCTAAAGCACTCAAAGAGGCAGCTAGTGGGTTGTTGGATTCATGCACGAATTCAACAACCAATAACGCTGCCACGGAGGTCCGATTGTATAAGGATACGGAACTAAAATCGAAGGCCAGCGACCTCCATGCTCAACGAATCACAGTCGGGTGCGAATTTCTACCTTATTTATTCTAATGGTCGGGACGGGCAGATTTGAACTGCCGACCCCTCGCACCCCAAGCGAGTGCTCTACCAGGCTGAGCCACGTCCCTTTAGAATCAGCATCTTATTCGGGTTGCCTCCAAATTTGAGTACTCGCTTGGAGAAAACCGTATGGGATTTTCAGAGTTCACCCGCGAACGCCAATTCCTCTCAAACGTCTCACCGTCAACGCTGGAATGGTACAAGCACGCCTTCAAATGGCTGCTCACGGATTCACCTTCGCAAGACGACCTCAAATCCGCCGTGGTCCGTATGCGGGAAAAGGGATTGAAGGCAACAGGCTGCAATTCAGCCATCCGCGCAATCAACACATATCTGCATTGGGCGAGTGCAGGCTCAGAGGTCAAATGCGGTCCCACATGCAAGCATCCGAAAATCGCCCAACTTAAAGAACCTCAACTCGTGTTGCCCACCTTCACAGAGCAACAAATCAAGCTGCTTGTCTCGTGGAAGCCCAAGGACAAGTACCAAGAGCGGCTCCATTTGGTGACGTTGTTCCTGCTTGACACCGGATGCCGCATCTCTGAGGCCCTCACATTGCGCGTCTCCGATTTGAACTTTGAAAATCTGCTTGTCACGCTGGACGGCAAGGGGCGCAAGCAGCGGGTTGTCCCCTTCAGCTTTGAGTTGCGGAAAGCGATGGTGCGCTATTGCAAGGAAACGAATCGGACACCGGACAGCCTGCTCTTTGCCAATTGCACCCAAACGATATTGGGGCGTAGGAACGTTTTGCGGGATGTGAAGCTGCTTTGCAAGCGGCTAGGATTCACGCCTCCAGGTCGCACGCTCCACGCCTTCAGGCACACATTCGCGGTCAACTACTTGCGGCGTGGCGGCTCCGTGTTCCATCTGCAAAAGGTGCTCGGTCACAGCACACTTGAGATGACTCGCCGCTATGCCAACTTGATGACTGAGGACCTCCAGGCCGTGCATGAGCGTGTGAGCCTGCTCTCAAAATAGGTGGGGGTTGGGGCAGCCACGGTGTTCATCGGCTAGCCTAGAGGCCGCCATGTGCGATTGATGGGCATTCAGGGCTAAGAAACGCTCCGGGATGCCTATTGCGCGGTGAGCCAATCGCACTGGCGTCCGAAATGGGATTTACTCCTGTCCACGTACAAAAAGGACTACTGGTGTGCTCTCCTGAGTACCCTCTTTAACTTTTGACCCGCCCCCGGTCCCTTTTCATCCCGCCGGACACATCGCATGGGAGTGCGGGGCAGAGGGGGTGGGTCAAAATCTTGAACACATTCCCTTATGAGAGCGCCGCAATCCACAATGTTACACACGGTAACAATTCTCGGAAAATAGAGATTCGGGGCGGGATTACGCGGGTACGACTACTCACAGACTTAAGAGTAGTAGTGTTGATATAACACACTCTAGAGAAAGCCTTTGTGCGCTTTATTTTCAATAGGTTGAGGCCAGCGCGAACGGCGTTTTCATCGGTACCCACACACCCGATTTTGAGCGTGTGCGTACCGATGATTCGGCAGTTTCCGGCCCGTAGTTACCGCAAGATGCAAGTAGGACATGAAGCCTTGCTATTACAAAACCGAGACGCTCTTTTGCCGCCTCTTCTTCTTATAGTTAGGCCCGATGAATGCTGGTGCAGCATCGCCGCCCTCAACCGTGTGGATTCGGTCATTCGCGTCGTCAATCATTTTCTCTATGCTGCCGTAGTCGTATTCTGTCCAAGCCCTATCGAAGCGGATTTTCTCGTGCATGGCCGCCTCCTTTTTCCTGCTTTCCTGCCGCTTTTGTTGCTGCTCTCTCCGTTTCGTCATGGGCACAGTCCAATGTGATTCAGGTGTGATCTTGTCATTAGGCGTTAGCTCGCCCGTAAGCCTCCGCAACGTCAGTGAAGATGGAGAGAGCCTCTTGAAGCCATTTGGCCGCTTCCTCATTCGACATTTGAGACGTTGTGGCTTCGATTGTCCCCTCATCTCCCCGAGCGGCCCGTTTTGTGTTATCAGCGAGAAGCGCCTCAAACCGCTCCCAGGTTGCATCATCCGGGAAGCTGTCGCGCTCCAAGTGGCAAACACCGGATACAACCCCAAACAACCGCTCCTGCACCGAGTCTGTGCTCCCAATTGCATAGTTCAATACGCTGAAGAATTTCTCGTGCCCATAGTCCCCCCCATGCAAAATCCCCCCCTTCCTTTTCGAGAAGAATACTACTGCTCAATTGACCGTGGGAGGCTCCGGGAACGCCCGGTAGTATTTCCCGTTGGACTTCGTGACCTTGCCCTCCTTTGCCGCACGATTTTTCCAGTCGAAAAACAGATTGCGATTGCCAAAGCCCGGCTGATACTTGATTTCGTCACCCGGTTGGACCGCCTGAAATATGCGCTGCTCAATGCGGTCAATTGCTTTCAGTTCTGGCACGGCTTGTGGCTCCGTTGTCAAAACCAGCCCCTCCGGCTGCCACTCGAAAAACAGGGTTTCGGTGCGTCCATTCCGCGTCAACACCGTGCACCGCCGGACAGAGTTTGGGTCATCATCGTTGTTCAATGCCATGAGCACCACGGTTTCAACCTTGCGAGCCAAAGCCGCACTTCCGAAAAGCGAGTCACGGCCAAAGTATTTGTTGTCCTTGCCGCGTTGCTTTGGGCTGCCCACCGTGCCAAGCACTGCGACATCACGCCGGGTAGCAATGCGCTGCAAGCCGTCAATCACCGGCCCTACGACCTCCATCTTGTTCGGGTCCGTAATCCAGAGGTCCAGGCCCTCAATGAACCAACACTCAACGCCCGGTTCCCGTTCAATGGCCGCCTCCAAAGCCTCAGCGGGCGGATGTGATTGCTGCTCTGAGGTCAACCGGATGACGCGCTGAATTGCCTCTGTGGACAGCCCCAAGGACTTCACTGTGCGCTGCATGGCCTTCTTGGAACGGTCATGCAACAACACCCGATAGTCGCGGGGCTTCGCACCGTGCCCGAATATGTCCGCACCTTTGCGAATCTTCTCAAGTAGCGGCATTGCCCATGACGTTTTGCCCGCACCAGATGACCCGCCAATGAGGGAGACTTCGCCCTTCGGAAACCAACCCTCGTGCATTGGCTCCGGGAGCGCGTCAACGAGATACTCCGTGGGTCCGTCATCTTCGATTGGGTCATGGTCACTGCCATCGAAAACGGGCGTGTCCTTCGCTACAGCGGTCACAGCCCGTGTGATTGTCCCTTCCCTGTAGTCGTCCCTCTCCCACTTTTCCCGATACAGGCCGGAGTCACGAAACTCCGCGTCAATCTTGAACGCATTGCAGCGGTGTTTCTTTGCAAGCAAAATACACAGCGCAAAGTCCGCCGTGCTGTGGTCATCCTTGTAATCACTCATGTCCCCGGCCATCAGCTTGCGAAGCCGCTCTTCCTCACTGAGTTGGAGAGAGATTGTAAGGCCGCTTTTCGGGCTGGTGGCCTTGGACACGCGGTCATAAAGCGCGTTCACCTGCTCCTTCCGGTCCATGAGCAGGTTGGGCGTCTTGTTCAAATGGCGTGCGGTGAATGTGAAGTAATAGCCGTCTGACTTGACCTCAACGGACTTCAGACCAAGGTAAGGTTTCTTGATTCCCGGTCCAGGCAGCCCGCCGATGCCAAGCACGTGGCAGCCCGTCCCCGATGGGCTGTATTCCCCATAACTGTCCAGGCCAATGATTATCTCACGTGACTCGGGAGTGAATTTGCCCGTGTGCGCATCACAGCATCCATCAATGTCAACGCCCCAGACGCACACGCCGTCCACCCTCCCGAGCGCAAGGCCCACCCCAGAGAATTGTGGAGCGAGCGCCGCGCACTCAGCGTGTGTGTGCCACGTGCTTGGATTGTTCGCCATAGCCTTGCGTCCGCTTGGCTGATATGGAACCTTGGTCTGTTTGTCGTGGACAGTTTCCATACGCCACAGGACCCAACGCCGTTGTGCTTTCAGGTTTTCAATTGAGAGGGCCATTACCAACGCACCCCCTCAGCGAATGGAGAAACAACGCTGTCATCCAGCAACACGGTATCGAAATAGGATTTTCCTGCATGATTCCGAATGAGGAGTAAATGGCCGTGCCCCTCTTCGCAGCGCACCTCCAGGCGCACCCAACGGCGGTCCCGCTCGCGGGGATCACGTTCCCACACCACGTCAACAATATGTGTTTTGTGGCCGCACTTGCACTTGGTCCAAGGGCACCTCAGATAGCCGTCTTTGATGAGGTCGTCAATGATTGGCATTGGAAAAGGAAATTCTGGAGATGTTAGCCGTGAGGCAAGTTGATCAATTTCCGTTGTGTTGGACAGCATTTATAACTCGCTTTCTGCCGCTAGCTGCGGGCTTCGGATTGGTGACAGCAATGCCCCGCAATCGCGCTGCAAGGCGCGTAGGTGTGTTGCTGCGAATCACTGGGCGTCATCCTGCCACACAACGTAGTGTCCCGCAAGGGCGAGTACAATTGTTCTATGCAAAAAATGTCACCCATCCCAACCGTCCCAATCGCGCTCCACATCCGGGCTGCTCGGATTCCGCTTCGATGGACCGTGCGCGACCACGAGTTACAGGAATGGCGTGCTGCTGATGGGAAAGTGATTAGTGAAGGCGGAATCGAACGGGTGTTCTGGCCTCAAGTCGAGACAACGAAGTGGGGGGACGTTGAGCTAACCGAGATAGAAGACCCTTTGGAGTTCCGCATCAAGCTGTTTAGGTTTTTCAACATCAACAAGACGGAGGCCGCCGCGTTGGACTTTCTCCAGGACATTGGCGCATGGCGCATCGTGACTGAAGAGCATCGCGAACGGTGGGCCGAAGGGACGTATGCGAACGTAACCTACGGGCACCGTCAAGGTGTCGGACTTCGTATGCTGCCGACAACCCTCCCCGAGATTCTCCAGGCGATTGAGGGCTGGTACAAACTTCTGGGCAATCACAACCCGAAGAAGCTGGAGAGCCAATTCAAGCCGCCCCCTCCGCCGGATGCCCGCGTATCTGACCGCAATCTTTTTGCGATGGAAGCACAATTCGTCAACACATTGCCGGTTTCGCTGGAATGGCGCGGAAAGGACCCCTATGCGGTCATTGAAACGATTAGCGCATGGGAACTGATGATTGCTGCCGCTTGGGTTGACGTTGTGAGCCGGGCGGAAGAGCAGGTATGCGCAAGATGCGGGACGCGGTTCACATGGCCACGAAAAAAAAAGCATTGCCGGTGGGAATGTGGGCACTTGGCCGCCGTTGGCAAGTACAAGAGAAAGAAAGCACTCGAAAAACAACAACAGTCGGAGGCAGCGAACGGCACGCCTGCTTAGGAGCCGCGCCGGAGCTTCTGAGATGTAAACTTTCAAAAGAAAACAAGAGGATTGTCAGACCGTATGCCGGAGCTTCAGTTCAAAGGGAAAGAGTTCGTCTACAACCACCATTTGACAGTGCCGTACCGCCCTCTGGTGCCGGATGCGGGCAAGTCTGTGGGGGAGCCGTCTCTGCTTGGCAATCTCATCATCCACGGAGACAATTTGCACGCGCTCAAGGCGCTGTTGCCGATGTATGCGGGCAAGGTGGATTGCATCTTCATTGACCCGCCGTACAACACGGGGAATGAGGGCTGGAGCTACAACGACAACGTGAACAGCCCAATGATGAAGGAGTGGCTTTCCAGCAATCCTATCAACGCTGAAGACATGCTCCGCCACGACAAGTGGTGCGCAATGATGTGGCCACGACTAACGCTCTTGAAGGAGCTTCTTTCGGAATCGGGCAGTATTTGGATTACGTTGGATGACAACGAGGTCCACCACGCGCGCAATCTACTGGACGAAATATTCGGAGACGATCATTGCATTGGTCAGTTGGCATGGCAAAAGCGCACCTCTCGTGAAAACCGTGCTGTGCTATCTCCTAGCATTGACCATCTAATTGCCTACTCGAAGTGTTCCACGAAGCTATGGCGACTGGTTCGGAATCTCCTGGAGCCTGGTGACGAAGGCTATTCAAATCCGGACCAAGACTCACGAGGAGATTGGAAGTCCATACCCTTTTCGGCACAAGGTTTTCGAAAAAATCAGGTCTACAAAATCACATCTCCAACAGGAAAAGTCTTCGATCCGCCGAAAGGGAGGTGTTGGGGCGCAACAGAACCAGAATTTGAATCGCTGAAACACCAAGGTCTTGTTTATTGGCCAAAGGACGGTGATGGGCGGCCCCGAATCAAGCAGTTTCCAAAAAACGCAAAGGGACTTGTGCCTGAGACTCTTTGGCTCGCACGTGAAGTCGGAGATACTGAAGACTCGAAGAAACAATTGCTCGAAATATTCTCAGACAGGGACGAAATTGACTTCCACGCCCCAAAGCCTCCTCAGCTAATTGAACGGATACTAAAAATCTCAACCGAAAAAGATTCGGTGGTGCTCGATTCGTTTGCGGGAACAGGTACAACCGCCCATGCGGTCTTGCTTGCGAACAAAGATGATTCAGGAACACGAAGGTTCGTGCTGGTGGAGTTGGAGGATTTTGCAAATACGTTGACCGCTGAGCGCGTGCGCCGGGTCATCGGGGGATATAAGTTCGTGGGAACGCAGAAGGAGGAGCTTCTTCGAGATTCCCTCACTTGGACAAAGTTGAACAATGCCGAAAAACTGCTGAAAAAGGTCGTCCGTCTTGAGGAATTGAGTGCCGCCAATTACAACAATATCGGCAAGGTTGTGAAGGACGGCGAATTGGTGGTGACGGGAGAAAATACGGTAACCGAACGCACGGAGGGCTTGGGCGGCGAATTTACCTACTGCACGCTTGGCGCTGAATTGAATGTGGACAAGATTCTGACTGGCGAATCATTGCCCGATTACCTTTCGGTTGGCGCGTGGCTCTTTCATACTGCCACTGGCGAAGCCTTTGATGCCTCCAAAGCAAAGGCTAAGGACTGGTATCTAGGCGAGAGCGCGGCGTTCCACGTCTGGCTTGTGTACCGCCAGGAGTTGGATTTTCTCAAGTCCGCTGATGCTGCGTTGACTCTGGCACTCGCAGAGAAGATTGCAAAGGCGAAGACCGCCGGGAAGAAGCATCTTGTGTTTGCGCCCGCAAAGTATGTGCCCAATACCAAGCTGTTGCCAATGGGCGTGGAGTATGCGCCGTTGCCATTTGCTCTCTACCGGATTGAGAAGGGCTGACCGACATGGAGCTGAAGCCCTATCAACAGGACAGTCTTGACACGGTTGACCTCTACCTTGAGCAGCTTGTTCTATTCAGAGCCAAGGCGGAAAAGACCCGCGCCCTCGCGCTCGAAAACCCCGATGTGGAAGTGCCGATTCCCGACTTTCCAAGGCAGGCATGGAACGCGCTGCGCAACAAAGGCGTCCTTCCGGTTTCTCGTAGGAGCCACCAGTACGTTTCCCGCAAGGACGGTACAGGAGAGGATGTGCCGAGTGCCTGCCTGAAAATTCCCACGGGCGGCGGCAAGACTCTGCTTGGGGCGTATTCGGTTTCTCGAATCATGGGTAGTTATCTGGAGAGCAACTGCGGCTTTGTTCTCTGGATTGTGCCCAATGAAGCGATCTATTCACAAACAAAACGGCAACTCACAAGCCGCGAACACCCAATACGCCAAATCCTTGACCGTGCGGCGGCGGGGCGCGTGAAGATTCTTGAGAAGGATGACCCGCTCAACGCGCTGGACGTGCAGAGTAACCTTTGCGTGATGCTGTTGATGCTCCAGTCCGCCAATCGGGAGACGAAAGAGACATTGCGCCTCTTCCGGGACCGGGGCAACGTACACGGTTTCTTTCCGGCGGGAGACGACATACAGCGCCATTGGGATTTGATCGGGCGGATTCCGAATCTGGATTGCTACGGGCGTGCCGATACGATGGGCGCGACAGCCAAGGACAGCTTGGGCAATGTGTTGAGGCTACTGCGCCCCGTAGTGGTGATGGACGAAGGCCACAAGGGTTACTCCGCCATCGCCATGAACACAATCAACGGATTCAACCCGTCCTTTGTGTTGGAGCTTTCTGCCACTCCGAAAGAAAACGCGAATTGGCTGGTGGATGTGCGGGGCGCTGCGCTGCAAGCGGCGGAGATGATAAAGCTGCCCATCAATGTGAAGGTGAAAGCCGGAGACGACTGGAAAGACTGTCTGCGGGAGAGTTTTGACAAAATCAACAGCCTGCAAGTGAGCGCGGACCGGTTGAGAGCAAACACGTCCCGCTATATTCGCCCAATCTTGCTGGTGCAAGTGGAGCGGACGGGCAAGGAACAACGCGACGGGAAAATGATTCATGCTGAGGATGCGCGGGATTTTCTCCTGTCAATTGGACTGGACCGCACACAGGTTGCAGTGAAGACAGCGGACACGAATGAACTGGACAATCGAGGCAACGGTGACCTGCTCAGTTCCACTTGCCCCGTGCGCGTCATCATCACGAAGCAGGCATTGCAGGAAGGGTGGGATTGCCCCTTTGCCTATGTGCTTTGCACGCTGGCAACGAATCGCAACCTCAACGCCGTTACACAGCTTGTGGGACGGATTCTGAGGCAGCCGGAGGCGACTTACGTTTCAGAGGAGTTAGCCGTCCTGAATGAGTGCTACATCTTTTGCCACCATGCGAGCACAAAGGAAGTGGTGGACAGCATCAAGACAGGTCTGGAAAAGGACGGCATGGCGGACTTTGCCGGGAAGGTGAAAGAGGGCGACAGCAGTTCCAGTG
This portion of the Acidicapsa acidisoli genome encodes:
- a CDS encoding tyrosine-type recombinase/integrase, coding for MGFSEFTRERQFLSNVSPSTLEWYKHAFKWLLTDSPSQDDLKSAVVRMREKGLKATGCNSAIRAINTYLHWASAGSEVKCGPTCKHPKIAQLKEPQLVLPTFTEQQIKLLVSWKPKDKYQERLHLVTLFLLDTGCRISEALTLRVSDLNFENLLVTLDGKGRKQRVVPFSFELRKAMVRYCKETNRTPDSLLFANCTQTILGRRNVLRDVKLLCKRLGFTPPGRTLHAFRHTFAVNYLRRGGSVFHLQKVLGHSTLEMTRRYANLMTEDLQAVHERVSLLSK
- a CDS encoding phage NrS-1 polymerase family protein, with the translated sequence MALSIENLKAQRRWVLWRMETVHDKQTKVPYQPSGRKAMANNPSTWHTHAECAALAPQFSGVGLALGRVDGVCVWGVDIDGCCDAHTGKFTPESREIIIGLDSYGEYSPSGTGCHVLGIGGLPGPGIKKPYLGLKSVEVKSDGYYFTFTARHLNKTPNLLMDRKEQVNALYDRVSKATSPKSGLTISLQLSEEERLRKLMAGDMSDYKDDHSTADFALCILLAKKHRCNAFKIDAEFRDSGLYREKWERDDYREGTITRAVTAVAKDTPVFDGSDHDPIEDDGPTEYLVDALPEPMHEGWFPKGEVSLIGGSSGAGKTSWAMPLLEKIRKGADIFGHGAKPRDYRVLLHDRSKKAMQRTVKSLGLSTEAIQRVIRLTSEQQSHPPAEALEAAIEREPGVECWFIEGLDLWITDPNKMEVVGPVIDGLQRIATRRDVAVLGTVGSPKQRGKDNKYFGRDSLFGSAALARKVETVVLMALNNDDDPNSVRRCTVLTRNGRTETLFFEWQPEGLVLTTEPQAVPELKAIDRIEQRIFQAVQPGDEIKYQPGFGNRNLFFDWKNRAAKEGKVTKSNGKYYRAFPEPPTVN
- a CDS encoding FYVE zinc finger domain-containing protein, translating into MQKMSPIPTVPIALHIRAARIPLRWTVRDHELQEWRAADGKVISEGGIERVFWPQVETTKWGDVELTEIEDPLEFRIKLFRFFNINKTEAAALDFLQDIGAWRIVTEEHRERWAEGTYANVTYGHRQGVGLRMLPTTLPEILQAIEGWYKLLGNHNPKKLESQFKPPPPPDARVSDRNLFAMEAQFVNTLPVSLEWRGKDPYAVIETISAWELMIAAAWVDVVSRAEEQVCARCGTRFTWPRKKKHCRWECGHLAAVGKYKRKKALEKQQQSEAANGTPA
- a CDS encoding site-specific DNA-methyltransferase; its protein translation is MPELQFKGKEFVYNHHLTVPYRPLVPDAGKSVGEPSLLGNLIIHGDNLHALKALLPMYAGKVDCIFIDPPYNTGNEGWSYNDNVNSPMMKEWLSSNPINAEDMLRHDKWCAMMWPRLTLLKELLSESGSIWITLDDNEVHHARNLLDEIFGDDHCIGQLAWQKRTSRENRAVLSPSIDHLIAYSKCSTKLWRLVRNLLEPGDEGYSNPDQDSRGDWKSIPFSAQGFRKNQVYKITSPTGKVFDPPKGRCWGATEPEFESLKHQGLVYWPKDGDGRPRIKQFPKNAKGLVPETLWLAREVGDTEDSKKQLLEIFSDRDEIDFHAPKPPQLIERILKISTEKDSVVLDSFAGTGTTAHAVLLANKDDSGTRRFVLVELEDFANTLTAERVRRVIGGYKFVGTQKEELLRDSLTWTKLNNAEKLLKKVVRLEELSAANYNNIGKVVKDGELVVTGENTVTERTEGLGGEFTYCTLGAELNVDKILTGESLPDYLSVGAWLFHTATGEAFDASKAKAKDWYLGESAAFHVWLVYRQELDFLKSADAALTLALAEKIAKAKTAGKKHLVFAPAKYVPNTKLLPMGVEYAPLPFALYRIEKG
- a CDS encoding DEAD/DEAH box helicase, with product MELKPYQQDSLDTVDLYLEQLVLFRAKAEKTRALALENPDVEVPIPDFPRQAWNALRNKGVLPVSRRSHQYVSRKDGTGEDVPSACLKIPTGGGKTLLGAYSVSRIMGSYLESNCGFVLWIVPNEAIYSQTKRQLTSREHPIRQILDRAAAGRVKILEKDDPLNALDVQSNLCVMLLMLQSANRETKETLRLFRDRGNVHGFFPAGDDIQRHWDLIGRIPNLDCYGRADTMGATAKDSLGNVLRLLRPVVVMDEGHKGYSAIAMNTINGFNPSFVLELSATPKENANWLVDVRGAALQAAEMIKLPINVKVKAGDDWKDCLRESFDKINSLQVSADRLRANTSRYIRPILLVQVERTGKEQRDGKMIHAEDARDFLLSIGLDRTQVAVKTADTNELDNRGNGDLLSSTCPVRVIITKQALQEGWDCPFAYVLCTLATNRNLNAVTQLVGRILRQPEATYVSEELAVLNECYIFCHHASTKEVVDSIKTGLEKDGMADFAGKVKEGDSSSSAKQTTRKVQRRDQFRTLRIFLPMVNWVDGKASRPLDYEQDVLYRLNWEALDLKPLVEQLSKAPTAEASYVVRVGIGTGKDWLEESGRQTVVESTSFDTVYATRLMVDILPNPWVARALIGELLAALRGRGLTDADLGGASGYILEELRKWLVKERDRLAETQFFGDVSAERIQFRLRADRAVWELPMTLDTERPEKARKLVRPSSGGPVEKSIFAPVYEEDFNTDEAEFACYLDEQAALDWWHRNVAKAGNYALQGWRKNRVYPDFIFAHQKSGKKQRIVVWETKGDQLEGNLDTVYKRKLLDAMSKSFKAEDVVHAGELELVSKDGVSVSCEMVLMSEWKGQIIGTLGSEG